The Proteiniphilum propionicum genome contains the following window.
CCCGGTTGTGGTACGTACATCTTATAATCGTATTTCTGCTTTTTCAACTTGTAGTTTTGTGCTTGCACATTAGAAGAAAAGCAGCCAATGCTTCTACTACACCTCAATTTTGGTGTTTAGTTTCATCCTGCTGCGCGTATTTGTTTTCGGTTCGTACAAAATCCCCACCGATTCCATGGAGCCTACAATCATTCCCGGCGATTACGTATGGGTAAACAAACTGGCTTATGGCGCCCGGTAGTTCGATCTGTTCGATGCCGTGGAAGGGAAAGAGGTGTATTGGAATTCCCAGCAATACACTCCAAATAATCAACGGATTTTACGTGGTAAATTCCGATACAAGCAAAAATTATGGAAATGTAACCGCCGAACGGGCACTAAGCAGAAAAACAAAAA
Protein-coding sequences here:
- a CDS encoding S26 family signal peptidase gives rise to the protein MFSFILLRVFVFGSYKIPTDSMEPTIIPGDYVWVNKLAYGAR